Proteins from a genomic interval of Pseudomonas sp. RC10:
- a CDS encoding Hpt domain-containing protein, whose protein sequence is MADRHDYVALEWVKGEIADTLKHARQALDIFVARPHDPAAMDVCLGFIHQVHGSLQMIEFYGAALFAEEIEQLAVALQNGHVGQEAEAVQLLNLAMSQLPVYLDRVYSARRDLPLVVLPLLNDLRSARGESLLSETSLFSPQLLSIPELDEQALAERDLPELPVKLRKWRQSLQTALVGVLREQDMQTQLGYMSKVFARLEVLCRDAPLEPLWRIASALVETMAGGHFSNSPALRSLFKDADKELKRLLEQGIAGINQPAPDELLKSLLFYIAKSDSQAQRMMDLKDQYGLAEALPESALVDEERTRLAGPDRDAMRSVIIALCDELVGTKERLDVFVRGDRQHVSELNALLPPLRQIADTLAVLGFGQPRKVIIDQLAVVQGMAQGQREPNDPTLMDVAGALLYVEATLAGMAGTVDQSSPEESRLPTTDLSQIHQLVIKEARAVLQQAKDAIDDYLDGDRDRERLSPLSAQLTQVRGALAMIPLARASGLLAACNDYIVEHLLKDGERPAWSQLDHLADVIIGIEYYLERMAEDPEAPGEHVLDLAQESLAKLGYSPVAEADVPVLEEIVRQDELHEPAVSNDGQSIAQVLASPVSAVNPPARHVPASLLPPPKDEPPVDDELRDVFLEETDEVLEALHEYLPRWLHDAENLSALGEMRRAFHTLKGSGRMVRALIIGELAWSVENLLNRVLERNVEPTTQVQQLLRDVLMLLPDVIRDFAEDVQRQRDDVDLLAARAHALAQGESETPEVAAPVPIAEPEDEGFDPQLLEIFRQEAQTHLDVLNRYLNAAQGEESPSFSDDLLRALHTLKGSAYMAGVLPMAELASPLDQLVREFKTNLIAVGSPEIDLLRSAEPLFHQGLAQLDVDPLMPIEGAAALIAAAHELLDDRMAAALSADNNGLRIRRNPQLIASFLAEGMDILLDAENLLKRWRQHPGERQELNALLDELTMLGHGAHMADLPQVDELCEALLDLYGAVEESSLAVSERFFHEAENAHEALINMLDQVAAGQQVQACPERVRALRELLEEGLDPSAMGVIKSDGGLATRVTELSEATGHLEAEPIEAKPERDDIDQEIVDIFLEEAVDILDSAGHALQRWLDDPENPMPLSSLQRDLHTLKGGARMAEIGPVGDLGHELESLYESLIDRRCSHTPALADLLIRSHDHLALMLEQLQNRSELASPQGLIESIRSFRQSTGPVLAADAEPRNVGSMIQPLDERDPELLEIFLEEADDIIESSSTALVRWQADPQNTVEVENLLRDLHTLKGGARMVEIAPIGDLAHEMESLYEGLASGALKNSALLNGLLQSGHDMLADMVDAVRGYEPLPNPALLIESIAHYSASGGVQEVVAKPAEILPVVAPSVAEPAPATPDAEAERSGPEMVKVPAEQLEDLVNLAGETSIFRGRIEQQVSDAQITLAEMETTIERMRDQLRRLDIETQGRILSRDHQAEREGYEEFDPLEMDRHSQLQQLSRALFESASDLMDLKETLETRTHEAETLLSQQARVNTELQENLMRTRMVPFERMVPRLRRIVRQVSGELHKKVKFDVVNAEGEMDRNVLERMVAPLEHMLRNAIDHGLESTEKRLAAGKSETGHITLSLAHEGGDIVIELSDDGAGVDFEAVRRKAIKRGLIAPDAELSEHDTLQFILQAGFSTAETITQISGRGVGMDVVHAEVKELGGSMVIDSRAGQGARFRIRLPFSVSVNRALMVQCGDEQYAVPLNSVEGIVRVMPGELEAYYQSTPPRYQYGERTYELRYLGELINNGQPPKFSGQTQPLPVLLVHVHDQWVAVQVDALMGSREIVVKNLGPQFAGVQGISGATILGDGRVVLILDLFAHIRRLHAQMLALQVSGQAPSRYVEPEQTRPLLVMVVDDSVTVRKVTGRLLERNGMNVLTAKDGVDAMALLQEHTPDLMLLDIEMPRMDGFEVASKVREDEALKHLPIIMITSRSGQKHRDRAMALGVNDYMSKPYQEAALLESIAHWSHVHV, encoded by the coding sequence ATGGCTGACCGTCACGACTACGTGGCCCTGGAGTGGGTCAAGGGCGAGATCGCCGACACCCTGAAGCACGCCCGGCAGGCACTCGACATTTTCGTCGCGCGTCCTCATGACCCTGCGGCCATGGACGTCTGCCTGGGCTTCATCCATCAGGTCCACGGCAGCCTGCAAATGATCGAGTTCTATGGCGCCGCACTGTTTGCCGAAGAGATCGAGCAGCTCGCGGTGGCGCTGCAAAACGGGCATGTGGGGCAAGAAGCCGAGGCCGTCCAGCTGTTGAATCTGGCGATGAGCCAATTGCCGGTGTACCTGGACCGCGTGTATTCCGCCCGACGCGACCTGCCGCTGGTGGTGCTGCCACTGCTCAACGACCTGCGCAGCGCACGAGGCGAAAGCCTGCTCTCGGAAACCAGCCTCTTTTCGCCGCAACTGCTGTCGATTCCGGAGCTCGACGAACAGGCGCTGGCTGAGCGCGACCTTCCCGAACTTCCCGTCAAATTGCGCAAGTGGCGCCAGAGCCTGCAGACCGCACTGGTCGGCGTGCTGCGCGAACAAGACATGCAGACCCAGCTCGGCTACATGAGCAAGGTCTTCGCCCGCCTCGAAGTGCTGTGTCGGGATGCGCCGCTGGAACCGCTGTGGCGCATCGCGTCCGCGCTGGTCGAGACCATGGCGGGCGGGCATTTCTCCAACAGCCCGGCCCTGCGCAGCCTGTTCAAGGATGCCGACAAGGAACTCAAGCGGCTGCTGGAGCAGGGCATCGCAGGCATCAATCAGCCCGCTCCGGATGAGCTGCTGAAAAGTTTGCTGTTTTACATCGCCAAATCGGACAGTCAGGCGCAAAGGATGATGGATTTGAAGGATCAATACGGCCTGGCCGAAGCCCTGCCTGAAAGCGCGCTCGTGGATGAAGAGCGCACACGGCTGGCCGGCCCTGACCGGGACGCCATGCGCTCGGTGATCATCGCCTTGTGCGATGAGCTGGTCGGCACCAAGGAGCGACTGGACGTTTTCGTCCGTGGCGACCGGCAGCACGTGAGCGAACTCAACGCCTTGCTGCCGCCTCTTCGGCAGATCGCCGACACGCTGGCGGTGCTGGGTTTCGGCCAGCCGCGCAAGGTCATCATCGATCAGCTTGCCGTGGTGCAAGGCATGGCCCAGGGCCAACGTGAACCCAATGACCCGACCCTCATGGACGTCGCGGGCGCGTTGCTCTACGTCGAAGCGACGCTGGCGGGCATGGCTGGAACCGTTGATCAGAGCAGCCCCGAAGAAAGCCGTTTGCCCACCACGGACCTGAGCCAGATTCACCAGTTGGTCATCAAAGAGGCCCGCGCCGTGTTGCAGCAGGCCAAGGACGCCATCGACGATTACCTGGATGGCGATCGGGATCGCGAGCGGTTGTCGCCGCTGTCTGCGCAGCTGACGCAAGTGCGCGGTGCGCTGGCGATGATTCCGCTGGCCCGCGCATCGGGGCTGCTGGCAGCGTGCAATGACTACATTGTCGAGCATCTGTTGAAGGACGGCGAGCGTCCGGCGTGGTCGCAACTGGACCATCTGGCCGACGTCATCATCGGCATCGAGTATTACCTTGAGCGCATGGCCGAAGACCCGGAAGCGCCGGGCGAGCATGTGCTGGACCTGGCTCAGGAGAGCCTGGCCAAACTCGGTTATTCGCCGGTCGCCGAGGCCGACGTACCGGTCCTCGAAGAGATCGTGCGTCAGGACGAGCTGCACGAGCCAGCTGTGTCCAATGATGGCCAGAGCATCGCCCAAGTTCTGGCCAGCCCGGTGTCTGCCGTCAACCCGCCTGCGCGTCACGTCCCCGCCAGTCTGCTGCCGCCGCCCAAGGACGAGCCGCCGGTGGACGATGAACTGCGCGACGTGTTCCTCGAAGAAACCGATGAAGTGCTCGAAGCGCTGCACGAATATTTGCCGCGCTGGCTGCACGATGCCGAGAATCTGTCGGCGCTGGGCGAGATGCGTCGAGCGTTTCACACGCTCAAAGGCAGCGGGCGCATGGTCCGGGCGCTGATCATCGGTGAGTTGGCGTGGTCGGTGGAAAACCTGCTCAACCGCGTGCTTGAGCGCAACGTTGAACCTACAACGCAAGTGCAGCAATTGTTGCGCGACGTACTGATGCTGCTGCCGGATGTCATCCGGGACTTCGCCGAAGACGTGCAGCGTCAGCGCGACGACGTGGACCTGCTCGCTGCCCGTGCCCACGCGTTGGCCCAAGGCGAAAGCGAAACCCCTGAGGTGGCGGCACCTGTCCCGATCGCAGAGCCGGAAGACGAGGGTTTCGACCCGCAATTGCTGGAGATTTTCCGTCAGGAAGCCCAGACCCATCTGGACGTGCTGAATCGCTACCTCAACGCCGCTCAGGGCGAAGAATCGCCCTCGTTCAGCGACGATTTGCTCCGCGCGTTGCACACCCTCAAGGGCAGCGCCTACATGGCGGGCGTGTTGCCGATGGCCGAATTGGCCAGCCCGCTTGATCAGTTGGTGCGCGAGTTCAAGACCAACCTGATCGCCGTCGGCTCGCCTGAAATTGATCTGCTGCGCTCAGCCGAACCGCTGTTTCATCAAGGGTTGGCGCAGCTGGATGTCGATCCGCTGATGCCCATCGAAGGCGCTGCCGCGCTGATCGCCGCCGCTCACGAACTGCTCGACGACCGGATGGCCGCCGCCTTGAGCGCCGACAACAACGGCCTGCGTATTCGCCGTAATCCGCAACTGATCGCCAGCTTCCTGGCCGAAGGCATGGACATCCTGCTGGACGCCGAAAACCTGCTCAAACGCTGGCGGCAGCATCCGGGGGAGCGGCAGGAGCTCAACGCGCTGCTCGATGAACTGACCATGCTCGGCCACGGCGCGCACATGGCCGATCTGCCGCAGGTCGATGAGCTGTGCGAAGCCCTGCTCGACCTGTATGGCGCGGTTGAAGAGAGCAGTCTGGCGGTCAGCGAACGCTTCTTTCATGAAGCCGAAAACGCCCATGAAGCGCTGATCAACATGCTCGATCAGGTCGCGGCGGGCCAGCAGGTTCAGGCCTGCCCCGAGCGTGTCCGGGCGCTGCGCGAGTTGCTGGAAGAGGGGCTCGACCCGTCTGCCATGGGCGTGATCAAGAGCGACGGCGGGCTGGCGACCCGCGTGACCGAACTGAGCGAGGCCACCGGTCATCTGGAGGCTGAGCCTATCGAGGCTAAGCCCGAGCGCGATGACATCGATCAGGAAATCGTCGACATCTTCCTTGAGGAGGCCGTCGACATCCTCGACAGCGCAGGCCATGCCCTGCAGCGCTGGCTGGACGACCCTGAAAATCCGATGCCGCTGTCTTCGCTGCAACGGGATTTGCACACCCTCAAGGGCGGCGCGCGGATGGCTGAAATCGGTCCAGTCGGCGACCTGGGGCACGAGCTTGAATCGTTGTATGAAAGCCTGATCGACCGGCGTTGCAGTCACACCCCGGCGCTGGCGGATTTGCTGATTCGCAGCCACGATCACCTGGCCCTGATGCTTGAACAACTGCAAAACCGCAGCGAACTGGCGTCCCCTCAAGGGTTGATCGAATCGATTCGGTCGTTTCGACAGTCCACGGGGCCTGTGCTGGCAGCCGACGCCGAGCCCAGAAATGTCGGCTCGATGATCCAACCGCTGGACGAGCGCGATCCCGAGCTGCTGGAGATCTTTCTCGAAGAAGCCGACGACATCATTGAGAGCTCCAGCACTGCGTTGGTACGTTGGCAGGCCGACCCGCAAAACACCGTTGAAGTCGAGAACCTCCTGCGTGACCTGCACACCCTCAAGGGCGGTGCGCGGATGGTGGAAATCGCCCCGATTGGCGACCTCGCCCATGAGATGGAGTCGCTGTACGAGGGCCTTGCGTCCGGCGCGCTGAAGAACAGTGCGCTGCTCAATGGCTTGCTGCAAAGCGGGCACGACATGCTCGCTGACATGGTCGATGCCGTGCGCGGTTACGAGCCGCTCCCCAACCCGGCGCTGCTGATCGAGAGCATTGCGCACTATTCCGCTTCGGGCGGCGTTCAGGAAGTCGTCGCCAAACCTGCGGAGATTTTGCCCGTTGTAGCACCGTCAGTCGCAGAGCCAGCCCCCGCCACGCCGGATGCCGAAGCCGAGCGCAGCGGCCCGGAAATGGTCAAGGTGCCTGCCGAGCAGTTGGAGGATTTGGTGAATCTGGCGGGTGAAACGTCGATCTTCCGGGGGCGCATCGAACAGCAGGTCAGCGACGCCCAGATCACCCTCGCCGAGATGGAAACCACCATCGAGCGGATGCGCGACCAATTGCGTCGATTGGACATTGAGACCCAAGGCCGGATTCTCAGCCGCGATCATCAGGCAGAGCGTGAGGGCTACGAGGAATTCGATCCGCTGGAAATGGACCGGCATTCACAACTGCAGCAATTGTCCCGCGCGTTGTTCGAGTCCGCGTCCGACCTGATGGACCTCAAGGAAACCCTGGAAACCCGCACTCATGAGGCCGAAACGCTGCTGTCGCAACAGGCGCGGGTGAACACCGAGCTGCAAGAAAACCTGATGCGCACACGCATGGTGCCTTTCGAACGCATGGTGCCGCGCCTTCGCCGCATCGTGCGACAGGTCTCGGGCGAGCTGCATAAAAAGGTCAAGTTCGACGTGGTCAACGCTGAAGGCGAAATGGACCGCAACGTCCTGGAACGCATGGTCGCGCCGCTGGAACACATGCTGCGCAACGCCATTGACCACGGCCTGGAAAGCACCGAAAAGCGCCTCGCTGCGGGCAAGTCTGAAACCGGCCACATCACCCTCAGCCTTGCGCATGAAGGCGGCGATATTGTCATCGAATTGAGCGACGACGGCGCCGGTGTCGATTTCGAAGCCGTGCGGCGCAAGGCGATCAAGCGTGGCTTGATCGCCCCGGATGCCGAGCTGAGCGAACACGACACCTTGCAGTTCATTCTTCAGGCCGGTTTTTCGACTGCTGAGACCATCACGCAGATCTCCGGGCGTGGCGTCGGGATGGACGTGGTGCACGCCGAGGTGAAAGAGTTGGGCGGCTCTATGGTCATCGATTCGAGAGCGGGGCAGGGGGCGCGTTTCCGCATTCGACTGCCGTTCTCGGTGTCGGTGAATCGGGCGCTGATGGTGCAGTGCGGCGACGAGCAATACGCGGTGCCGCTGAACAGTGTCGAAGGCATCGTGCGGGTCATGCCCGGTGAGCTGGAGGCGTATTACCAATCCACGCCGCCGCGTTATCAATACGGCGAGCGCACCTATGAGCTGCGCTACCTCGGTGAGCTGATTAACAATGGCCAACCACCGAAATTCTCGGGCCAGACCCAACCGCTGCCGGTGCTGCTGGTGCACGTGCATGACCAGTGGGTGGCCGTGCAGGTGGACGCTTTAATGGGGTCGCGGGAAATTGTCGTGAAAAACCTTGGCCCGCAGTTCGCGGGCGTGCAGGGAATTTCCGGCGCGACCATTCTCGGCGACGGGCGCGTGGTGCTGATCCTCGACCTGTTCGCCCACATCCGCCGCTTGCACGCACAGATGCTGGCGTTGCAAGTGTCGGGTCAGGCGCCGTCCCGTTATGTCGAACCCGAACAGACACGTCCGTTGCTGGTGATGGTGGTCGACGATTCGGTCACCGTGCGCAAGGTCACGGGCCGTTTGCTGGAGCGCAACGGCATGAACGTATTGACCGCCAAGGACGGGGTGGACGCCATGGCGCTGCTTCAGGAACACACACCAGACCTGATGCTGCTCGACATCGAAATGCCGCGCATGGACGGCTTCGAGGTGGCCAGCAAAGTGCGCGAGGACGAAGCGTTGAAGCACCTGCCGATCATCATGATCACCTCCCGCTCCGGGCAAAAACACCGGGACCGGGCCATGGCGCTGGGGGTCAACGACTACATGAGCAAGCCGTATCAGGAAGCAGCGCTGCTGGAGAGCATCGCTCACTGGAGCCACGTGCATGTCTGA
- a CDS encoding chemotaxis protein CheW, with protein MSDTTTQTARLTSLTGLLIPLSDRHLLLPNVAVAELIDYQDSVADPAAPQWYLGPINWRHRSLPLLCFEAACGNRARVGGRARIVVLNALGGRPDLKFIALLTQGIPRSCKLDSQLSYVDVPLAELELAAVQVGETVAKVPDLVGLEQWLVDAGLV; from the coding sequence ATGTCTGACACCACGACCCAAACCGCACGCCTGACCAGCCTCACCGGCCTGCTCATCCCCTTGAGCGACCGGCACCTGCTGCTGCCCAACGTGGCTGTCGCCGAATTGATCGACTATCAAGACAGCGTCGCCGACCCTGCCGCGCCTCAGTGGTACCTGGGCCCCATCAATTGGCGCCACCGCAGTCTCCCGCTGCTCTGCTTCGAAGCCGCCTGCGGCAACCGCGCCCGCGTTGGCGGCCGAGCACGCATCGTCGTCCTCAACGCATTGGGCGGAAGGCCTGACCTGAAATTCATCGCCTTGCTGACCCAAGGGATTCCACGGTCGTGCAAACTGGACAGCCAGTTGAGTTACGTCGATGTGCCGCTTGCCGAGCTGGAACTGGCGGCGGTGCAGGTGGGCGAGACGGTCGCGAAAGTGCCGGATCTGGTGGGGTTGGAGCAGTGGTTGGTGGATGCGGGGTTGGTGTAG
- a CDS encoding type II toxin-antitoxin system RelE/ParE family toxin, whose protein sequence is MLKIALTDKAQSDLEAVHEYYAVYSGDEAANRIVIEMLEALTPLMTFTGLGRPSQSPDIREFVFPRFPYVAPYRVKNNQVQILRVLHQRANR, encoded by the coding sequence GTGCTGAAAATAGCCCTGACTGATAAAGCGCAGAGCGATCTGGAGGCCGTACACGAATACTACGCAGTCTATTCAGGGGATGAAGCGGCCAACCGCATCGTGATCGAGATGCTCGAAGCGCTGACGCCTCTGATGACATTCACTGGATTAGGACGCCCCTCTCAATCGCCAGATATCAGGGAGTTCGTTTTCCCAAGATTCCCCTACGTGGCGCCCTATCGAGTAAAAAACAACCAAGTCCAGATCTTAAGGGTGTTGCACCAGCGCGCAAATCGATAG
- a CDS encoding ribbon-helix-helix protein, CopG family, with product MPSTVLSFRADEEMVSKLDQLAEATERDRQYHLKRALSRYLEAELWHLQAIAEGVSDADAGHLTDLEFVKEKWVKRAENSPD from the coding sequence ATGCCATCAACCGTATTGTCATTTCGAGCCGATGAAGAAATGGTGAGCAAACTCGACCAACTGGCCGAAGCCACCGAACGTGATCGCCAATACCACCTTAAACGAGCGCTGAGCCGATATCTGGAGGCTGAGCTCTGGCATCTGCAGGCGATTGCGGAGGGAGTCTCTGACGCCGATGCCGGCCATCTGACCGATCTGGAATTTGTAAAAGAGAAATGGGTGAAGCGTGCTGAAAATAGCCCTGACTGA
- a CDS encoding Fic family protein gives MNNSVEWIWQHPHWPAFTWKVESLAPLLRTCTQAQGQLLGMIRASGEEASAQTELDALLQNTIMSSAIEGEQLNVGSVRSSLAKRLGLLSDERVSARSEGLAELMLDATQRHDLPLDSSRLMHWHRLLFPETDSLLAHHVRVGVLRGEEPMQVVSGRIDRPVVHFEAPRRDGLEKQLEGFFYWFNTSRSDPTLDPLLRAGIAHFWFVTLHPFDDGNGRLTRAITDLALAQGEHQTIRFYAMSASILNTRQDYYQILEATQRGDVNLTSWLVWFLETLLDTLKQAMQRIDRVLAKARFWQKHRDAGLSPEQTKVLNRLLNGDVLSEKAGGGFVEGISAAQYQAVATVSKATATRHLSDLLEKGCLMKLPGGGRNTRYQING, from the coding sequence TTGAATAACTCCGTGGAATGGATCTGGCAGCACCCCCACTGGCCCGCTTTCACGTGGAAAGTCGAGTCATTGGCGCCTTTGTTGCGTACCTGCACACAGGCGCAAGGGCAGTTGCTGGGCATGATTCGGGCTTCTGGAGAGGAAGCCAGTGCGCAGACCGAACTCGACGCTTTGCTGCAAAACACTATCATGTCGTCGGCGATCGAAGGCGAGCAGTTGAACGTAGGTTCTGTGCGGTCCTCGCTTGCCAAACGTCTCGGGCTGCTCAGCGATGAGCGGGTGAGCGCGCGCAGCGAAGGATTGGCAGAGCTGATGTTGGATGCCACACAGCGGCACGACCTGCCACTAGACTCTTCTCGACTGATGCACTGGCACCGTTTGCTGTTTCCCGAGACCGATTCGCTGCTGGCCCATCACGTCCGGGTTGGAGTGCTCAGGGGGGAGGAACCGATGCAGGTGGTGTCCGGTCGCATCGACCGGCCTGTGGTGCATTTCGAGGCTCCGCGCCGCGATGGACTGGAGAAACAGCTGGAGGGTTTTTTCTATTGGTTCAACACCAGCCGATCAGACCCGACCCTCGATCCTCTGCTGCGCGCAGGCATCGCGCATTTCTGGTTCGTCACATTGCATCCCTTCGACGATGGCAACGGTCGTCTGACACGTGCGATCACCGATCTGGCGCTGGCACAGGGTGAACATCAGACGATCCGTTTCTATGCCATGTCCGCAAGCATCCTCAACACCCGTCAGGATTATTACCAGATTCTGGAAGCCACCCAGCGTGGCGACGTCAATCTTACTTCCTGGCTGGTCTGGTTTCTGGAGACCCTGCTCGATACGCTTAAACAGGCGATGCAACGTATCGACCGCGTGCTGGCGAAGGCGCGTTTCTGGCAAAAGCACCGGGATGCTGGCCTTTCTCCTGAGCAAACCAAAGTCCTCAACCGTTTGCTGAACGGTGACGTGTTGTCCGAAAAAGCCGGTGGGGGATTCGTCGAGGGTATCAGTGCAGCGCAATATCAGGCCGTCGCCACGGTCAGCAAGGCCACCGCAACTCGCCATCTTTCAGACCTGCTGGAAAAAGGCTGCCTGATGAAACTTCCAGGAGGCGGGCGAAATACCCGTTATCAAATCAACGGGTGA
- the mdcA gene encoding malonate decarboxylase subunit alpha, whose translation MTTTTKLDPRWSRRRSEKQRRLEQVRSLADGVVLPTDKIVAALEALIAPGDRVVLEGNNQKQADFLSRSLVKADPGKLHDLHMIMPSVGRAEHLDLFERGIARKLDFSFAGTQSLRISQLLEDGLLEIGAIHTYIELYSRLLVDLIPNVVLSAGFMADRAGNIYTGASTEDTPALIEPAAFSDGIVIVQVNQLVDDVSDLPRVDIPASWVDFVVVADKPFYIEPLFTRDPRHIKPVHVLMAMMAIRGIYEKHNVQSLNHGIGFNTAAIELILPTYGESLGLKGKICRNWTLNPHPTLIPAIESGWVESVHCFGTELGMENYIAARPDVFFTGRDGSMRSNRMMCQLAGQYAVDLFIGATLQVDGDGHSSTVTRGRLAGFGGAPNMGHDPRGRRHSTPAWLDMRQQNPDTDAYLERGKKLVVQMVETFQEGGKPTFVETLDAIDVAKKSGMPLAPIMVYGDDVTHLLTEEGIAYLYKARSLEERQAMIAAVAGVTSIGLRHNPKDTARMRREGLIALPEDLGIRRTDASRELLAAKSIAELVEWSGGLYNPPAKFRSW comes from the coding sequence ATGACGACTACAACAAAACTTGACCCGCGCTGGTCGCGTCGTCGCAGCGAAAAGCAGCGGCGGCTCGAGCAAGTGCGTTCCCTCGCCGATGGCGTGGTTCTGCCCACCGACAAGATCGTCGCGGCACTGGAGGCGTTGATTGCGCCCGGTGATCGCGTGGTGCTTGAAGGCAACAATCAGAAACAGGCGGATTTTCTTTCACGCTCTCTGGTCAAGGCCGATCCCGGCAAGCTCCATGACCTGCACATGATCATGCCCAGCGTCGGCCGCGCCGAACACCTGGACCTCTTCGAACGTGGCATCGCCCGCAAGCTCGATTTCTCTTTTGCCGGTACGCAAAGTCTGCGCATCAGCCAGTTGCTGGAAGACGGCCTGCTGGAAATCGGCGCGATTCACACGTACATCGAGCTGTATTCCCGCCTGTTGGTGGACCTGATTCCCAACGTCGTCTTATCTGCCGGGTTCATGGCCGACCGCGCAGGCAACATCTACACCGGCGCCAGCACTGAAGACACCCCGGCCCTGATCGAGCCTGCCGCGTTCAGCGACGGCATCGTCATCGTGCAGGTGAATCAACTGGTGGATGACGTCAGCGACCTGCCGCGCGTGGACATCCCCGCATCGTGGGTCGACTTCGTGGTGGTGGCCGACAAGCCTTTCTACATCGAACCGCTGTTCACCCGTGATCCGCGCCATATCAAGCCTGTTCACGTGCTGATGGCGATGATGGCGATTCGCGGCATCTACGAGAAACACAACGTTCAGTCGCTGAACCACGGCATTGGTTTCAACACGGCTGCCATTGAGCTGATCCTGCCGACCTACGGCGAGTCGCTGGGTCTGAAAGGCAAAATCTGCCGCAACTGGACCCTCAATCCCCATCCGACCCTGATCCCGGCCATCGAAAGCGGCTGGGTCGAAAGTGTGCATTGCTTCGGCACCGAACTGGGCATGGAGAATTACATCGCGGCCCGCCCGGACGTGTTCTTCACCGGTCGCGACGGCTCGATGCGTTCCAACCGGATGATGTGCCAGCTGGCCGGGCAGTACGCGGTGGATCTGTTCATCGGCGCCACGTTGCAGGTGGATGGCGATGGTCATTCCTCGACCGTTACCCGTGGTCGGCTCGCCGGTTTCGGCGGCGCGCCGAATATGGGCCACGACCCGCGCGGTCGTCGCCACAGCACCCCGGCCTGGCTCGACATGCGTCAGCAAAACCCGGACACCGATGCCTACCTCGAACGCGGCAAAAAGCTCGTGGTGCAGATGGTCGAGACCTTCCAGGAAGGCGGTAAACCGACCTTCGTCGAAACGCTGGACGCCATCGACGTGGCCAAGAAAAGCGGCATGCCGCTGGCCCCGATCATGGTCTACGGCGACGACGTGACCCACTTGCTGACCGAAGAGGGCATCGCCTATCTCTACAAGGCGCGCAGCCTCGAAGAGCGCCAGGCAATGATCGCAGCGGTCGCGGGCGTCACCTCGATTGGCCTGCGCCACAACCCCAAAGACACCGCCCGCATGCGTCGCGAAGGTTTGATCGCGCTGCCTGAGGACTTGGGGATTCGTCGCACCGACGCCAGCCGCGAGCTGCTGGCCGCCAAAAGCATCGCCGAGCTGGTGGAGTGGTCCGGTGGTTTGTACAACCCGCCTGCGAAATTCAGGAGCTGGTGA
- a CDS encoding triphosphoribosyl-dephospho-CoA synthase, with amino-acid sequence MRALNVAFNDAPRSLPLAERLADLAVDALIDEADLSPKPALVDRRSSGAHKDLHLGLMHASALSLWPAFKEMAEAAIEIGEIGQPLREAIGRIGREGEVAMMRTTGGVNTHRGAIWALGLLVTAAALDASDLSPAGLGLRAGCLALIEDRNQPVSNSHGAQVARKFGAMGAREQAQMGFPAVTQTGLPQLKRSRSTGNGEQNARLDALLAIMTTLSDTCVLYRAGEQGLQAMQHGAQKVLDAGGSATLSGRRALHELDQQLLSLNASPGGAADLLAACLFVDCLEPALGNETRNV; translated from the coding sequence ATGCGTGCACTCAACGTTGCATTCAACGACGCGCCGCGTTCGCTGCCTCTGGCCGAGCGTCTGGCAGATCTGGCGGTGGACGCGCTGATCGACGAAGCCGATCTGTCACCCAAACCGGCGCTGGTAGACCGTCGCAGCAGCGGCGCGCACAAGGACCTGCACCTGGGCCTGATGCACGCGTCGGCGCTGTCGCTATGGCCTGCATTTAAAGAAATGGCGGAAGCGGCCATTGAGATCGGCGAGATTGGCCAGCCTTTGCGCGAAGCGATTGGCCGCATCGGTCGCGAAGGCGAAGTCGCAATGATGCGCACTACCGGGGGCGTAAACACCCACCGGGGCGCGATCTGGGCGCTCGGTCTGCTGGTCACGGCCGCTGCACTTGATGCGTCTGATCTGTCGCCTGCGGGGTTGGGACTGCGCGCTGGGTGTCTGGCCTTGATCGAAGACCGTAATCAGCCCGTCAGCAACAGCCACGGCGCTCAGGTCGCGCGCAAATTCGGCGCGATGGGCGCACGCGAACAGGCGCAGATGGGCTTTCCGGCAGTCACGCAAACTGGCTTGCCACAACTCAAACGCAGCCGCTCGACAGGTAATGGCGAGCAGAACGCACGGCTCGACGCGCTGCTGGCGATCATGACCACGCTGTCCGACACCTGCGTGCTGTACCGCGCGGGCGAGCAAGGTTTGCAGGCCATGCAGCACGGCGCGCAAAAGGTGCTGGACGCGGGGGGCAGCGCGACGCTGAGCGGTCGACGCGCCCTGCATGAGCTGGATCAGCAGCTGTTGAGCCTGAATGCATCCCCTGGCGGCGCGGCCGATTTGCTCGCCGCATGTCTGTTTGTCGATTGCCTGGAGCCTGCGCTCGGCAATGAAACGAGGAATGTCTGA